The following is a genomic window from Streptomyces sp. BHT-5-2.
GATCGCCGAGCTGACCCGTGCCAAGGCCGTTCAGGGCGAGGTGACGGCGTGAAGGCGACGTTCGGACCTGTGGGCTACGGAAAGAGCCAGGCCCTGAAGGCAGCAGTCAGGGACCAGTTGGCGGCCGCTCGCCGCGACGGTCGGTACATCTGGGTTCTGGACCCGACGGGTACCTGGGGGCATCTGCTCGGTAAGGGGCCGCGGTCATGAAGTGGCCCCGCAAGGAAGAGCAAGCGCCGCCGGTGGAGCAGCCCGCCCAGCTGGACACCGGGTGGGCCACCACGTCGTTGTCGACGGGCGCCATGGCGAACTGGACGGCCGTGGTGCGGTGGAGCGCCTGGGGCCTGCTGCTGACCGGTCCGCTGCTGGGCGGCTGGGCCCTGGCCTCTGCTACGACACCGGTGACCGCGCCCGCGCAGGCCGAGGCGTCGCGGGCACAGCCGGCGTCATCGGATGCGGTGGCTCCGGCGGGCTTTGCCGAGCTGTACGTCGCGGCCTATGTGAAGGCCGGGCAGGGGGATGCGGCCGTGCAGGAGCTCGCGGCGTTCTACCCCGCTGCCCGGTCCATGACCTGGCCGTCTCAGGGCGGGGCGGAGCGCGCGGAGTCGGCATCCGCCGTACAGGTACGGCAGGTCACGGCCGGCTACTGGTCAGTGACCGTGGCCGCCCGGATCTCTGGATCGTCGAAGGACGACGCGGGCCAGCTCCACTACTTCCAGGTACCGGTCCGTTCCACAGCCGGCACGAGGGGCACGGCGTCGGGGTGGGTGGCGGCCGCGCTGCCCGCCGAGGTGGCAGCCCCGACCGGAGATGCTGCCAAGGCCCCGGAGTTGTCGTACGGGTCGGGGCACGCGCCATTGGCATCCGACCCGGCGGTGCAGACGATCCAGGGCTTTCTTGCCGCGTATCTGACGGGACAGGGCGACGTCGAGCGCTACCTCTCCCCCGGCATCACGCTGCATCCCGTGCGGCCGGCGCCGTACACGGCGGTGACGCTCACGCAGATCGCCGACCACGGCCACGGGCCGGCCCAAGGAGCGGAAGCTCAAACCCCGCCGGATGGGGTGCAGCGGCGGCTCCTGGTCGACGTCGAGGGCGACGGGCGGAACGCGAACGGTTGGCCGATGACGTACGCGATCGAGCTGCGCGCCCGCGGCGGCCGTTGGGAGATCGCCGCGCTGGAAGCCGCGCCGGCCCTGGCGACGTCCGACCGCTCTTCACATCCTCAGAAAGGACAGGGCTCATGAACGGGCTCATGCAGATGGCCGGGGCCATCTCCGACGCCAACAGCCTCGTCACCCAGCTCAAGGACTTCTTCCTCGTGGGCGTGCTGGGGCTGATGTATGTCGTCTCGATCGCTCTGGTGTGGGGCCAGACCAAGAGCGTGATGAAAGCCGCAGTTGCCGCGATCGGCGGGGCGGTGGTCATGGCGATCGTCGTCAACATGACCGCGCTGCGGGACAAGGTCGGCGAGGATATCAAGAACCCCTCCGGCAACGCGGCCCCGGCAGCCGTCCGCATCGTCGACCGCATCGACCCGCTCGACGGCGGCCGGCGATGAGCACCCCCGTTGTGCAGCCTGAGCCGCTGATCGGCCGCTGCTACACCAGGGCACGTCGGCACCAGAACGTGGTGGGCAACTGGCCCGGTGGCGGCCGGATCTGGGGCGGGCCCTACACGTGGCCGCAGATCTTCGTCGCCCTGGCCGCGATCGCAGCGCTGCTGGTGACCCGGGGGGTGTGGGCACATCACGGCGTGCTGGACCTCTTGCCGTTGCTCGGTGTGCCCTATGCCCTGGCGCTCGTCGTCGGCCGGATCCACGTCGATGGCCGCAACCCCCTCTCCGTCGCCGCCAGTGCACTTGGGCTGGCCGTGAGCGGGAACTCCGGCCGGTTGGGTGGACGCCGTGTGCGGCGTCCCCGGCGCGGTGCCGCGGTGGGGCTGTGCACGCTGACATGGCAGCCGGCGATCGGGACGGGCAGCGCGAACGCTCGACCGGAGGTCGTCCCCACTCTCACCAAGCCGGTACGCACCGTTCCCGCAACCGGTGCCCCGAAGATCGCGTCAGCCGTCGGCCAGCCGGATGCCGACACGCCGGTGGTGCGGGTTGCGTCGGGCGTGGGTGCGCTGCTTGCCGCCCGCGCCGCCGGCCCGGCCGCCACCACGAACTCGAACGAGCGGGGGCAGTGATGCGGATCCCCGTCCGGCACGTAGCCGGCAACGTCATCTGGACCAAGCACGGTACGTGCTGGGCGCTGTGGCGGGTGGAGGGCAGCGGACATGCGCAGTCCTCTCGCACCGTCAAGGAACGTCGCCTGCGCGCCCTGGAATCTCTGGTCAAGCAGCTGCAGGGCGAGGCGATGCTGCTGTCGTTGTGTCCGCAGGTCGACCCGGCCTCGGTGGTGCGCAAGATGACCGACGGCGTCGACCTGGCTGCGTGCGAGCGCTACGCGCAGTTGGCGACGCGGGTGTGGGACCAGCTGGAGCGCATGGAGCTCACCAGCCGCGCGGACTGGTTGGCCGTCCCGCTGCCCGCCGGCGGCAAGAAGCGGGCGGCCGGCATGGCGTTCGATGCGGCCCGCGCTGAAATGGCGCTGCAGCTGGGCCTGCTGCCCGCACCGGTCAGCGCACGCGAAGAGGAGCGCCGGCTGAAGCAGGCGCGTGCGCTTGCCGGAACGTGGCCCTCGACGATCGCGCTGCGGCCCGCGAGCGAGGCGGAAATCTTGTGGATCTACGGGCACAGCGCCCGGCGGGGAGTGCTGGAGCCTTTGCTGCCCGAAGCAGAGCAGAGCACCGGACGGAGCCGCGGCCGCGGAGCTGCGGCTCTGGGCGAGGTCATCCTTGCGGAGGGCAGCAATCCCGCCGAGGCCGGACGGGAAGAAGACGAGGCGGGCAAGAGCCGGTTCGGGCGGCGCTGGCTGCAAGTCTCCACGGAGTGGGGCGAGTCCTACCAGACGTTCCTGTCGCTGGCCGAGATGCCCGAGCGGTTCATCTTTCCTGGCAGCGAATACCTCGCAAGCCTGGACGATTTCGGGTTTCCGGTGGACTGGGTGATGCGGCTCAAGGTCACCCCGGGTGCTGTCGCCGAGGCCAAGGCGCGTCGGGAGGCCAATGAGCTGGCGAACCAGCCCGGCGAGTACGAGGGGGAGGTCTCCGGTGTGCCGTCGCATGTGCATCAGGCCGCCGAAGACATGGAGGACTTCCGCAGTGCGGTGACCCGCTCGAAATCGGAGGTCGAGGTCCAAGCCATGGGCACGCTGTGCGTGTGGGGTACCACCCCGGCCGAAGCTGAGGCCCGCGCCGCCGATCTGAAGACCCACTTCGGAAAGCACGACTACACCTTCATCCGCCCCGTCGGGGAGCAGGAGCGGCTGTTCTACGGGATGCTGCCGGGCGCCCGCACGCCGAAGGTGATGCTGTCCTACGCCCAGGTGCTGCTCGCGAGGGACTTCGCGATGGCCGGCGCCTTCGCCGGATCGGCGCTGGGGGATGCCAAGGGGCCGCTGTACGGGCTGCAGTTGGCCGGCGGCGGCACCCGGCCCGTGCTCACCGACTGGTCCCTGGGCCCGCAGAAGTCCGCGTCCGCGTCTGCCGCGTTCGTCGGTGAGCTCGGCGGCGGCAAGAGCGTCGCGATGAAATCCGCCGTGTACGACATCCTCGCCGCCGGCCGACAGACGGGGCAGCCGGGAAGCCGCGGCCGGGCGGTCATCGTCGACCGCACCCCGCAGCAGGAGTGGCTGCGGTTCGCCAAGGCGTGCCCTGGCACCACCCAGGTCATCACCATCGATGACCAAGCCCAGGTCTCCCTCGACCCGCTGCGCACCATCCGCGACGCCGGCCAGGCCCAGCGCCGCACCGAGTCGTTCCTGACGCTGCTGCTGGGCATCGGCCCCATGAGCGACCAGGGCATCGCGCTGTCGGAGGCGATCGAGGCAACCCTGGCCGGGCCAGCGCCGTCCATGGCAGCGCTGGTGGGCGAACTGCAGGCACCCGGCAAGCGCGATGCGACCTCGAACGCCGTGGCGCGCAAGCTGGCCGCGGTGGCCCGCAAGGACCTGGCCCGCACCATCTTCGACCCCACGCTGCCGGTGGTGGACTCCTCGAAGGCGGACGCGATCGTCTTCGCCACCGCCAACCTGGCCCTGCCCAAGGAAAACGAACTCAGTGCTGACCGGCTGTCGACGCTGGAGTACGAGAAGACTTTCGGCCGGGCGGCGCTGTATCTCATCGCGGCGCTGTGCCGGGAAATCTGCTTCGCCAACCCCCATGAGTTCTGCGTAGCGGTGTGGGACGAGTGCTGGTGGCTGACCTCCTCCCCCGAGGGCATGGCCCTGCTCCTGGAGCTCGTCCGCGACGGCCGCAAGCACAAGGCCGGGGTCCTGGCCGGGTCGCACGACGGCGAGGACATTGGCCCGGAGGCATCAGCCACTGGGCAGGTCATCCGCGGACTCTTCCCCCGCAAGTTCCTCTTCCGGCAGACCGATGTCACCCTCGCCAAGCGCGGCCTGGCCTTCCTCGACCTCGACCCGACCGACGAGGACCTGGTGGAGCTGGTCACCACTGGCCTGTCCCCCATCGACGTGGACGACGAGCTCCGCGCGCAGCGTGCCGGCGAGTGCCTGCACCGGGATCTGTACGGGCGGATCGGCGGGATGCAGGTCGTCATCCCCGCCGACCCCGAGGCAGAGGCCAATATTCACTCCGACCCGGCGATGTCGGCATGAGGTGGCTGCGCCTGGCCGGGCACACGGCATGGATAGGGCGGCGGGGAGCCTGGCAGCTGCTGCTGGCGCTGTGCGCCGCGGCCGTTCTCACCACGGCCGTGGCCGCGCACGCGGCTGCCGCCCCCTCCCCCGCCCCGTTCGCGTCGGCCAGTGCGCAGCAGCCCACCCCGTCCAACTCCGCGGATTCCGGTAAGACGCCGACGCCGGGCGCACCGAGCGGTTCGGGTGCGCCGTCGGCCGGCGGACTGCGGTACTCGCAGACGGCTGAGGGTAAGGCAGCGTCGCGGAAGGCGCTGCGGGAGCAGAAGGAGAGTCTGCGCCAGAAGCTGCACCGGCTGGGCATCGGCAAGGACGACTTGCTCGACTCCTTCCATATCACCGATGAGCACGGCATCCCGGTCTCCGCGTTCAAGGTCGACTCCGAGAGCGGCGAGTGGTCCGACTGGGACCTGAAGGTCGAAGAGTGGCTGACCAGCCTGCTGTTCATGTGCACCAAGTGGCTGATCGCCTTTGCCTGTTGGCTGCTCCTGTGGGCCCTCGGCTTCAAGCTGGCCTCGCTGCTCCTCAAGCCGGCCCTCGCGGTATCGGACTCCCTCTACAACAGCGTTCTGCTCCAGCTCGGCCTGCCCGGCCTGTTCCTCGCCTTCAGCGGCACCGTCGCGGCGTGGCACTTCTTCTTCGGTGACCGCTCCCGCGGCTGGGGCGAGCTCACGGCGTCCCTGCTGATCTCCGCGCTCGCCGTCACCAGCCTCGCCTCGCCGCCCCAGATGCTGCTCGGCCCCGACGGCGCGGTGGGCAAGGCACGCGACTTGGGAGTGGCCGTGGCCGCCATCGTCATGGGCGACAAGGACCCCACCGGACGTTCGGCGGCCGACACAGTTGCCGGCATCACGACACCGATCACCGACGAACTCGTCAACGCGTTCGTGGTGCAGCCCTCTCAGGTGCTCACCTACGGTCAGACGTTCACCGACGACACCAAGGACAAGTGCGCGTCGCGTTTCACGTCCTCCCGGATCGAGACGGCCTTCGTCAACCAGCAGGTCGCCGAGCAGACCAAGACCATCAGGGACATGCCGGGCGCTGGGGACATCCTCCTGCCCGGGCCCGGCGGAAAGATCGAGGACTTCGTCAAGGACAAGGCGGCGCAGTGGGGCGTGGACACCTTCGGGACCAAGCCCGACGAGAAGTTCGAGAAGCTCTGCGTCACCGGCGACGCCAAGGAGGCCAAGAAGGCGTCCGTGGACAAGCTCGCGGGAGCCTTCTTCATGCTCCTGGCCGCCCTGCTGGTCTGCGTGCTGATCATCGGGCTCGCCGGCAGCTACCTGGCCGCCCAGGCATGGCTCGCAGCCGAGGCGATGCTGCTGCGCTGCGCGCTGATCGCCGGCACTCTGCCAGGGCCCGGACGGGCATGGCTGTGGTCGCGGGGTGCCGCGATCGCCCGGGGCCTGGCGCTGCTCGTCGGACTCGTGGTGGGGCTCGGGGTGTTCGTCGTCGCGGTCACCGCCGTGGTCTCCGCCGCCCCGCGCGACGTTCCCGGCGGCATCGTCGTTCGCTTCGTCACCGTCGACATCCTGTGTGTCGGTGCATTGATCTTCCGAAAGCGCCTGGTCCGCAAGTCGCACCAGATGGCCGCCCGGCTCAAGGCGCGCATCGGGGCATCCAAGCTCGGCGGCGCGGCCGCCCCCTCCGACCTCGGCGCCGGTGGCGGTCGGCGCGGCACCCTGGGCAAGATCGGCGGAGCCGCACTGATGCTCGGCCTGATGGCCGCCACCGGCGGCACTGCCGGGGCGGTCGGCGGCGGCCTGGGCGCCGGGCCGGCAGTGCCCGCGCGCTCACCGGGCGCCTGGCCAAGGGCGCCGGGAGTCTCGCGCGGGGCGCCGAGAGAACCATGCGGGCCGGAGCCCGAACCGGCATGCGGGTAGGCCGCATCGGGCTGAAGAGCACGGTGGGGCTGCCCGTCTACGGGCCGCGGGCCGCACGGCGCACGGTGGCCGCCGTGCAGGCCGTGCCCGGCCAGGTCACCACCGCGGCCGCCCAGCTCAAAGACCGCCTCGACACTGCCCGGAATGTGTATGAGCCGCAGGTGCGGGACTTCGCCGACGAGTACTGGCGTGGCATCGGCGGCCGCTGGATCAGCAACCGCGTCCGTGCACGCCGCGGCCTGCCGCCGCTGCCCTCCCGCCCCTCGGGCCGCTCATCCCGCCGAACCACCGGCCCCCTCTCCCCGGCGGCGCGACGCGCGCCGAACCGGCCGCTCAGCTCGGCGCCCACCGCTGCTGCGCCGCGGCGCAGCCGCCGGTCGCAGATGGTGCCGCAGCGGCCGCTGACCCCGCCGGCCTCCAGCCAGCAGGCGAGTCTGCAGCAGCGCCTGCACCGCATCCGCACCCGCGCCGCCGCTGCCAACCGGCCCATCACTCCGCCCGCTCCGCCGCGCCGCCAGCCCCCGCCGTCCCGGCCCCCGCGGCCCGGGAGGCGTTCGTGAAGAAGCCCGCCATCGCTACCGGCGTCGGCCTTGGCACAGCAGCGTTCGCGCTGATCGGCGTGTTGGTGCTGTTCATCGCCGCTGTCGCCAACGGCGCCGCCGGCCACCCGGAGGAGCAGGGCGCGGCCGGGTCACAGCTCTCGGCCCGAGGCGGGCAGGTGGGCGACATACCCCCGGACATGCTGGCCCTCTACCGGCAGGCGGCACCCGCCGCCTGCCGCGGACTGGACTGGTCGGTGCTCGCCGCAATCGGCAAGGTCGAGACCGACCATGCCCGCCACCCCACAATGCGCTCAGAAGCGGGCGCGGTCGGGCCGATGCAGTTCCTTCCCTCCACGTTCACCGGGTACGCGTACCCAGTCCCGCCCGGCGGCGCCAACCCTCCCACCCCTTGGGACCCGACCGATGCGGTGTATGCCGCGGCGCGGATGCTGTGCGCCAACGGCGCCAAGACCGGCACCAGCGACGGCCTCTACAAGGCGATCTACTCCTACAACCACGCCGACTGGTACGTGAACAAAGTCCTCGCCCAAGCCAAGTCGTACGCCGCGGCACAGCCCACCGGCACCGGCAACACAGACACCGACGGGGCCTCCAACCCGATCGTCAAAGCCGCCCTCACCCAGCTCGGCGTCCCCTACGTATGGGGCGGCGGCACCATCAACGGCACCACCGGCGGAGGATTCGACTGCTCCGGCCTCACGTCATACGCGGTGTATCAAGGCACCAGCCACAGAGTCGTCCTGCCACGCACCTCTCAGGAACAGCGCCATGTCTGAGCTCCCATATCGCGCGACCAAATGCAACCGGGCGACCTCATCATCTTCGACAAAGACGGGTGGGGACACGTCGGCATCTACGCCGGCGGAAACCGCATGGTCGACGCCCCCCGACCAGGAAAATCCGTGGAAATCATCAGCCTGGCCGGATACTGGGAGAACTACGCCTGGGACATCCGGCGCGTCGCGTAGGAGACTTGTAGGTTCTCATCAGAAATGTCGTTGTCTCAGCGTTCTGTCGCCGAGACGCCGCATCCCGGAGACGTCGCAGGTCAAGCGTTGTCCTGTCGCATCGAAGCTGTCGGATTCTCAGTCGTTCTCGTTCGCGCTGGCGGATTCTCACTGCGTCGCGTGCTGAGCGGCGACGTTTGCCTCGTTCGTGGGGTTTGATCTCACTTCTCTGGTCTCGTTCTCGCTGTACCTGTCACCGTCGCTTTCGGCAGGTAAGCGGAGCCGGGGGTGGCGATGGACCTGGATCTGGTCGATGTCGAGTGGGCTGACGGGGAGGGCGGTGGGCCGAGGAAGTCCGTGCTGGAGGCAGCATCTCGGGTCCCGTTCGAGTCTGTACTTCCGGTACGACAGTTCGCGTCGTATCGCGGGCAGCGGCACTTCACGGGCAGGTACTGGGCGGCGACGACGGAGTCGCTGGTCGGGTTCGAGTCGTGGCTGGAGCGGGACCGGGCCATGTTGCTCGACCATGACCGGCGGGTGGTGGGGCTGGCTTCGCAGCCGTTCCGGGTGACCTGGCCGGGGGCGACGCGTCGGATCTCGCATACGCCGGACTACTTCGCACGGCTGGAGGACGGGTCGGGTCTGGTGGTCGATGTCCGGCCGGAGGACCGGGTAGGTCCGGAGGACGCGGTGAAGTTCTCGGCGACTGAGGCGATGTGTCAGGCCATGGGTTGCTGGTCGTATGCGCTGGTACACGAACCCGAGCCGGTGGAGATGGCCAACGTCCGCTGGCTGTCGGGCTATCGGCACCCGCGCAACCGGGTCGGCGAGGTCGTGGCTCGGCTCACGGATGTCTTCCGAGATCCGCGGCTGCTGATGGACGGCGCCAGGGATGTGGGGGATCTGCTGGCGGTGCTGCCCACGCTCTTCCACCTGCTGTGGTGCGGTGAGCTACGGGCCGATCTGACGGTTCCGCTGGGGGATGGCTCTGTGATCGGTTGCGCGGAGGTGAGCCGTGGGTGAGCTGGCTCCGCGAGGGGTGTTGCGGGTCGGGGATCGGGTCCGGTTCGAGGGCAGGACCCACCAGGTCATCGGGCTGGAGGGCACGGCTCTTCGGCTGC
Proteins encoded in this region:
- a CDS encoding conjugal transfer protein, translating into MKWPRKEEQAPPVEQPAQLDTGWATTSLSTGAMANWTAVVRWSAWGLLLTGPLLGGWALASATTPVTAPAQAEASRAQPASSDAVAPAGFAELYVAAYVKAGQGDAAVQELAAFYPAARSMTWPSQGGAERAESASAVQVRQVTAGYWSVTVAARISGSSKDDAGQLHYFQVPVRSTAGTRGTASGWVAAALPAEVAAPTGDAAKAPELSYGSGHAPLASDPAVQTIQGFLAAYLTGQGDVERYLSPGITLHPVRPAPYTAVTLTQIADHGHGPAQGAEAQTPPDGVQRRLLVDVEGDGRNANGWPMTYAIELRARGGRWEIAALEAAPALATSDRSSHPQKGQGS
- a CDS encoding ATP-binding protein, with protein sequence MRIPVRHVAGNVIWTKHGTCWALWRVEGSGHAQSSRTVKERRLRALESLVKQLQGEAMLLSLCPQVDPASVVRKMTDGVDLAACERYAQLATRVWDQLERMELTSRADWLAVPLPAGGKKRAAGMAFDAARAEMALQLGLLPAPVSAREEERRLKQARALAGTWPSTIALRPASEAEILWIYGHSARRGVLEPLLPEAEQSTGRSRGRGAAALGEVILAEGSNPAEAGREEDEAGKSRFGRRWLQVSTEWGESYQTFLSLAEMPERFIFPGSEYLASLDDFGFPVDWVMRLKVTPGAVAEAKARREANELANQPGEYEGEVSGVPSHVHQAAEDMEDFRSAVTRSKSEVEVQAMGTLCVWGTTPAEAEARAADLKTHFGKHDYTFIRPVGEQERLFYGMLPGARTPKVMLSYAQVLLARDFAMAGAFAGSALGDAKGPLYGLQLAGGGTRPVLTDWSLGPQKSASASAAFVGELGGGKSVAMKSAVYDILAAGRQTGQPGSRGRAVIVDRTPQQEWLRFAKACPGTTQVITIDDQAQVSLDPLRTIRDAGQAQRRTESFLTLLLGIGPMSDQGIALSEAIEATLAGPAPSMAALVGELQAPGKRDATSNAVARKLAAVARKDLARTIFDPTLPVVDSSKADAIVFATANLALPKENELSADRLSTLEYEKTFGRAALYLIAALCREICFANPHEFCVAVWDECWWLTSSPEGMALLLELVRDGRKHKAGVLAGSHDGEDIGPEASATGQVIRGLFPRKFLFRQTDVTLAKRGLAFLDLDPTDEDLVELVTTGLSPIDVDDELRAQRAGECLHRDLYGRIGGMQVVIPADPEAEANIHSDPAMSA
- a CDS encoding TnsA-like heteromeric transposase endonuclease subunit → MDLDLVDVEWADGEGGGPRKSVLEAASRVPFESVLPVRQFASYRGQRHFTGRYWAATTESLVGFESWLERDRAMLLDHDRRVVGLASQPFRVTWPGATRRISHTPDYFARLEDGSGLVVDVRPEDRVGPEDAVKFSATEAMCQAMGCWSYALVHEPEPVEMANVRWLSGYRHPRNRVGEVVARLTDVFRDPRLLMDGARDVGDLLAVLPTLFHLLWCGELRADLTVPLGDGSVIGCAEVSRG